A part of Pseudomonadota bacterium genomic DNA contains:
- a CDS encoding YbdD/YjiX family protein — MKSIKQIRALLWSWWRRVRTLAGDDAYERYLAHRACHHADGGPPPTRAEFYRRELERKWNRPHRCC, encoded by the coding sequence ATGAAATCGATAAAGCAGATACGCGCGCTCCTCTGGTCGTGGTGGCGCCGAGTGCGGACCCTGGCCGGGGATGACGCCTACGAACGCTACCTCGCCCACCGCGCCTGCCATCACGCCGATGGCGGGCCCCCGCCGACCCGTGCCGAGTTCTACCGGCGCGAGCTGGAACGCAAATGGAACCGGCCGCACCGCTGCTGCTGA